The Bacteriovorax sp. PP10 nucleotide sequence ATTAAATCCGCTAAAGCTTGCTTACGTTCACTTCGTTGAAGGGGCCACTGGTGGAGCACGTGATATCAAACCAGGTTTTGATTTTCATAAACTTCATCGTGCCTTCGATGCTGTGTATATGGCCAATAACGGATACAATTTAAAACTTGCTACCGATACGTTAAAACATGGGGACGCTGAACTCATTTGTTTTGGTCGTCCATTTATTTCCAACCCGGATTTAGTCGAAAGATTAAAACGAAAAATTCCGCTAACTCCTCTAGATCCTAAGACTCTTTATACTAGAGGCCCGGAAGGTTATACCGATTATCCAACTGTGACTTAAGCGATTAGTTTCTTTTTTATTTTATAATAGGCGAGGATGCAAAGGATAACACTTTGGACAACCAGAATGCTTCCGCTGTATAAAAATGCTTCACCTATTCCTCTCTGCCAGAATAAGGCCTGTGCTAATCTCACTCCGTGAATTAATGGAAAGAACTCGGCCACAAAACGAACTGGTGTCGCCATTTGTGAAATCGGAAAAAAGATTCCCGATAAAAAATAAAGTGGTGCAATTAAAAACGAGTACACCGTTTGAAATTGGTTCATGTTATTCACCATGGCAGACGAAAGTAATCCCATTGCTCCACAAGGAAGTGCGACTAAGAATCCCACTGAGGCCAGTGCAGGAATAAGCCATGGATTCACCATCAATCCAAAAAGAGCTAAAACAATGGCCACACCAACGGCCATGACGGCACCTTTAAGGCCTACCCAGATTAGCTCTCCCACAACAACTTCTTTCACTCCAATTGGAGTTGTCAGCATTGCTTTATAAACATTCTCAAAAGTCATACGGACATAAAATCCATAGCTACTTTCAAAGAATGAAGTAAAAAGTGCGGTTGCTACAGTTAGACCAGGAGCTAAGAACTGCATGTAAGTCATGCCTTCAACATTGGTAATGAATGAACCAAGGCCAAGTCCTAGTGAGACTAAAACCAGAGCAGGGTCCGCAACAGTCGGTGAAATATTGGCGATTAGATCTTTTTTATAAACGATCCAATTCCTTCTCGTTATATGCATGCAAAGTTTTAATGAATCAAGCATCGATTGCGAGCTCCTTTCCCGTAAGTTTTAAAAAGACGTCTTCAAGGTTTGAAGGTCTGATTTGTAATGGCAGAAGCCCGTGGTCAGAATGGAAGGCCGTAAGATCTGAAAGAGTCTGAGTTCTTAAATACAATCCAGAAGCATCTTCATGGAAAATATAAGAGTCTGAAGTTGAAATAATCTTTTTGATTTTATCCACATCATTTAAATTAAAAATTCCTACATATCCTGGGGCATGATCAAGAATCATTTTTTGAGGTGAACCCTCAGCTGCGACAGTACCCTGATTTAAAATAACCAGGCGGTCACATAAAACTTCTGCTTCATGCATGTAGTGAGTTGTAAGAACAATCGTCGTTCCATTTTGGTGAAGCTCACGAACTTTTCCCCAAAGAAGGTGCCGAACAGCTGGATCAAGACCAGTTGTCGGTTCATCTAAAATTAAAAGTTCTGGTTTCCCAAGCAAAGCGCGTACGAAAACAAGTCTTCTCTTCATACCACCTGAAAGCGTTTGTATAAGAGCGTCTCTTTTATGAGCTAAATTCATATACTCTAATAATTCATCAATGCGCTTAGTGCGTTCACTTTTTGGAACGCCGATAAATGCACAATAAATCTGCATATTTTCTAAAACTGTTAAACTCTCATCTAGAGCGTTATCTTGAGTGACAACACCGAGGCGGCTTTTAATCTCGCGGCTTTGATTGTTAGGATCGAAACCAAAAACAGTCAGCTCTCCGCCTGTTCTTCTAACAGTTCCATAAGTCATATTGATAAATGTCGATTTTCCCGCACCGTTAGGCCCTAAAAGTCCAAAACATTCACCTTTTTTAACTTCCAAATCGATTCCATTGACGGCATGAAAGTCGCCGAAGGATTTTTTTAAGTTTTTTGCAATGATCACATATCGCTCGTGGTTATAAGATTTAACAATGATAAGGGGGATCTTTCAATTTGTCTCGCTTCATCATTACTGTTATATTTTTCTCATGAAAAAAAATGAAACAGCATGTGACAGAAATCAAGGCCCTATATTAGAAGTACTAAAAGAGGTTATTTCTCCGGAAAATAGAAACCTTTTTGAAATTGGATCTGGCACCGGTCAGCACGCCATTTTTATGGCCCCACATTTTCCGGATATTTTCTGGACGACGTCAGATGTTGTGGCCAATGCTAAACTGATTAAAGAAAATCTGGCTGCAGCAAAAATTTCTAATATCAAAGGTCCGTTCCAATTTGAAATTGGAAAAGATGACTTCCCAAGAGTTCCATACGATCTGATTTTCACGGCCAATACATTTCATATTATGTCGTGGAAAAACTGCAAAACTTTAATGAAGGCATTAGGTACACGTTTAAGAGAAGGCTCTCAGGTTATTATCTATGGGCCATTTAATTACAACGGAACTTTCACAAGCGAGAGCAACGCTGCTTTTGATAAAATGTTAAAAGAGAGAAATCCAGAAAGTGGAATCCGCTCTTTTGAAGACGTGAATGCCAACATGTTAAAAAATGGATTCGCTCTTTATAAAGATTACGAAATGCCAGCGAACAACAGAACACTTGTTTATACACGACTAAATTTTATGAAGTAGGTCTATGAGTATCGCAAAATTTTTTAGATTGCCAAAATTTGCGACTGCCCCTTTTTGTCCTTCAGAAGTCCAAGGGGAAATTCATATTCCGAAAGACGCTTCGATGTGGAAAAAGATTTTAATCTTCATCGGCCCTGGGCTTTTAGTTTCTGTTGGATACATGGACCCAGGGAATTGGGCCACAGATATTGAAGCAGGCTCTAAATTTGGATACTCACTATTATCCATCGTTTTATTTTCAAGTCTCGCAGCGATGTTCCTTCAATGTATCACCATGAAAGTGGGGCTCGTCACTAAACGCGACCTGGCCCAACTTTGTAGTGACCGCTTCCCTAAAAAATTAAATGCAACTTTATGGATACTTGCTGAAATCGCCATCATCGCTACCGATGTCGCAGAAGTTTTAGGTGCGGCCCTGGCGTTTAAACTCCTTCTCGGTGTTTCCTTAAAAACCGGAATTCTCTTAACAGCAATGGATACCTTTATTGTTTTAGGACTCAGAGGAAAAGGCTTTAGAAAAGTAGAGGCCGTTATTTTAGGTTTAATCCTGACGATTGGTATTTGTTTTATGGCCGAACTTATTTTTATCAAACCTTACTGGCCTGATGTGGCCATGGGCTACATTCCCCGTGCCGAAGTACTGATGAATCACGACGCCTGGTATTTAGCGATTGGTATTCTAGGGGCGACCGTTATGCCTCATAATTTATTTTTACATTCATCTATTATCCAAACCAGAAAAATAGGCGACAGTGTAGAAGAAAAGAAATCGG carries:
- a CDS encoding ABC transporter permease codes for the protein MLDSLKLCMHITRRNWIVYKKDLIANISPTVADPALVLVSLGLGLGSFITNVEGMTYMQFLAPGLTVATALFTSFFESSYGFYVRMTFENVYKAMLTTPIGVKEVVVGELIWVGLKGAVMAVGVAIVLALFGLMVNPWLIPALASVGFLVALPCGAMGLLSSAMVNNMNQFQTVYSFLIAPLYFLSGIFFPISQMATPVRFVAEFFPLIHGVRLAQALFWQRGIGEAFLYSGSILVVQSVILCILAYYKIKKKLIA
- a CDS encoding DUF938 domain-containing protein codes for the protein MKKNETACDRNQGPILEVLKEVISPENRNLFEIGSGTGQHAIFMAPHFPDIFWTTSDVVANAKLIKENLAAAKISNIKGPFQFEIGKDDFPRVPYDLIFTANTFHIMSWKNCKTLMKALGTRLREGSQVIIYGPFNYNGTFTSESNAAFDKMLKERNPESGIRSFEDVNANMLKNGFALYKDYEMPANNRTLVYTRLNFMK
- a CDS encoding ABC transporter ATP-binding protein, translated to MIIAKNLKKSFGDFHAVNGIDLEVKKGECFGLLGPNGAGKSTFINMTYGTVRRTGGELTVFGFDPNNQSREIKSRLGVVTQDNALDESLTVLENMQIYCAFIGVPKSERTKRIDELLEYMNLAHKRDALIQTLSGGMKRRLVFVRALLGKPELLILDEPTTGLDPAVRHLLWGKVRELHQNGTTIVLTTHYMHEAEVLCDRLVILNQGTVAAEGSPQKMILDHAPGYVGIFNLNDVDKIKKIISTSDSYIFHEDASGLYLRTQTLSDLTAFHSDHGLLPLQIRPSNLEDVFLKLTGKELAIDA
- a CDS encoding Nramp family divalent metal transporter, producing MSIAKFFRLPKFATAPFCPSEVQGEIHIPKDASMWKKILIFIGPGLLVSVGYMDPGNWATDIEAGSKFGYSLLSIVLFSSLAAMFLQCITMKVGLVTKRDLAQLCSDRFPKKLNATLWILAEIAIIATDVAEVLGAALAFKLLLGVSLKTGILLTAMDTFIVLGLRGKGFRKVEAVILGLILTIGICFMAELIFIKPYWPDVAMGYIPRAEVLMNHDAWYLAIGILGATVMPHNLFLHSSIIQTRKIGDSVEEKKSAIRYNTFDTVGSLSLAFLVNSAILILAGAAFHHQGNFTVAGIDEAYHLLDPIVGGTIAGLLFGIALLAAGQSSTFTGTISAQIVMEGFMNWKIPCWQRRLITRGLALIPAYIGVSMWGDNSTGRLLVLSQVILSLQLPFTIFPLLMFAGNKELMGEFKLNIFTQYSAWLLLTVIVTANGILLINFF